Below is a window of Candidatus Woesearchaeota archaeon DNA.
TCTTAAAATGTATTATTTATATGATGATAGAGCTTTTTTCGAATTAGCAAAATATCCTAAAGGGAAACTTGATGAAATAATTGAGACTAATTATTTAATTGAAGATGAATTAGTTATGGATAATTATTTTAAATGTGAAGATTATTTTCAAAGAATTAGGAGGAAATTAGGTTTTTCTATTTCATGATAATTATATTATTTATTTCTTAACGCAGCTTTTAACTGCATCTGCAACAACTCTTGCAATTCCTTTATCAAATGGAGCTGGAATTATTTTATCTTCTGTTGGTTCTTTTACTATATTTGCTAGAGCGTTTGCTGCTGCAAGCTTCATTTCATCAGTAATATCTGTTGCTCCTGCTTCAAATACACCTTTGAATAATCCAGGGAAGACTAATACATTATTTATCTGATTTGGGAAGTCAGAACGACCTGTAGCAATTATTCTAGCTCCTGAGGCTTTGGCCTCATCAGGCATAATTTCAGGGATAGGATTTGCCATAGCAAAGATTATTGGATTATTTATCATATGGGCCATATCTTCTTTAGTTAATAGATTTCCTTTTGATACTCCAATGAATACATCTGATCCTTTTATCGCGCTATGTACATCTCCACATAAATCATCTTTATTTGTAAATGTTAAAAGTTCTAATTTAGATTCATTCAAGTCTTGTCTGTGTCTACAAATTATTCCTTTACTATCACAGATTATTATGTTTTTAACTCCATATAAATATAGTAATTTTCCAATTGCAACTCCTGCAGCACCGCTACCATTGATTACAACTTTAATATCTTCTTTTACTTTGTTTGTAATTTTTAAAGAATTGATTAGTCCAGCTAAGACTACAATTGCTGTTCCGTGTTGGTCGTCATGAAATACAGGGATGTTTAATTCAGCTTTTAGTCTTTTTTCAATTTCGAAACATCTTGGAGCAGATATATCTTCTAAATTAATTCCACCAAATGTTGGCGCAATCATTTTAATTGTTTTAATTATTTCTTCGGTGTCTTGTGTGTCAAGAGCAATTGGATATGCTTCTACTCCTCCAAATTCTTTGAATAAAACTGCTTTTCCTTCCATTACTGGTAGAGCTGCAACAGGACCTATGTTTCCAAGTCCTAGGACTGCTGAGCCATCAGTTATTACTGCTACAGTATTTTTTGATGAGATATAATCTTTTGCTTTTGATTCATCTTTTGCTACTTCTAAGCATACTGCTGCAACTCCTGGAGTGTACGCAATACTTAGATCGTCTTTTGTTTTTACTGGCATTCTTGAAATTATTTCAATTTTTCCTTTGTTTTCTTTGTGTTTTAGAATGCTTAATTTATTGTAATCTGTTACCATAGAAATGCTTGAGGTTTAGTATTTATAAATATGATTAATTAGG
It encodes the following:
- a CDS encoding NADP-dependent malic enzyme, whose protein sequence is MVTDYNKLSILKHKENKGKIEIISRMPVKTKDDLSIAYTPGVAAVCLEVAKDESKAKDYISSKNTVAVITDGSAVLGLGNIGPVAALPVMEGKAVLFKEFGGVEAYPIALDTQDTEEIIKTIKMIAPTFGGINLEDISAPRCFEIEKRLKAELNIPVFHDDQHGTAIVVLAGLINSLKITNKVKEDIKVVINGSGAAGVAIGKLLYLYGVKNIIICDSKGIICRHRQDLNESKLELLTFTNKDDLCGDVHSAIKGSDVFIGVSKGNLLTKEDMAHMINNPIIFAMANPIPEIMPDEAKASGARIIATGRSDFPNQINNVLVFPGLFKGVFEAGATDITDEMKLAAANALANIVKEPTEDKIIPAPFDKGIARVVADAVKSCVKK